DNA from Gracilinanus agilis isolate LMUSP501 chromosome 3, AgileGrace, whole genome shotgun sequence:
AGGAGGCTGGGTGGGTCTCCCCAAGACTGGCTTCCACCAAGTCAAGGAACTCCTGCCCTTACCATATAATGCCCTTGGCCTGAGAGTTTGGGAGTAAGAGTACTCACACCAGCCAGTCCACAGCCAAGATGATGGAGATGTCCTTAGTAGGCAAACTGATAGCTTCCAGGATGATGGCCAAGGTCAACACACCCCCTGCAGGGATGCCAGCTGCACCCACGCTGGAGGCCGTGGCAGTGATGCTACCAAAAGATGCAGTTCCTAGGTCGGGGGGAAACCCTTACCCCAGCTTGCCCAAGATGTGCTCCCCCATGCCCTAGAGCTCTGGGCCTCCAGCGTCTTCCTCACTCCCCTCTCGTGCCTCTTCTAAACCCCATTTTGAATCATTCCGATGTATCTTGGCCCTGATTTGCCTGCTTCCCTTGTCTCTGCTCCACATACCATATTCTCTCACCCTGCTCTCTTTGCCCCGATTCCTACCACCCCAAATCTTCTCAGCCATCCCTGCCCCTAACCCCTGCACGGGGCACCCAGCCTCCCAAGCTCCCTGCTCACAGGATAGTGATGATGTGGATGAATTTGAGAGGCACGTTGTTTAGCTGGGCAATGAAAACAGCAGCCACACACTGGAAGAGGGCAGCGCCATCCATGTTCACAGTGGCTCCAATGGGAAGGATGAAGCGGCTGATGTGTTTAGAGATACCATTTTTCTCCTCCACACACTCCATCATCAGTGGGAGCGTGGCTGAGCTGGGGATAACAAAGGACACCAGGGTGGAATGGAGTCAGTGCAGCCTGACCGGATCTCTACCCCAAGCCCCAATTCAGGGAGCAGATAAGGACAAGGCTTAAGAGCTACAGGAACATCCATCAATGtagtctaatcctttcattttgccACTAAAACCTGAAAAACTGTGACCTGCCAATGTTCAGGTGAGATGGCAGATACCACGCTGGCTCAAAGTATGAATACCAAGACTCGGGGTTCAAGGGAGGAGGTTCTGTGGTCAGAGGGCTGGGAGACCTGGGCAGGGTACCTAGAAGAGGTCCCGAAGGCAGTGGCCAAGGCTGGCACAATCCCCCACAGGAAGCGGTAAGGGTTCTTGCGTGTGATGGCAAAGTAGATGAGGGGCAAGACCAGAAGGCCGTGGATGAGGTGCCCCAGGATACAGCAGCAAACATATTTGCCCAGGCCGGCGAAGAGCTGCCCTACGTCTTCCATCTCCACAATCTTGCCTGCAATCAGGAACATGATGCCCACCGGCGCATACCtgtggagggggagaggaggcCCCTGGACTAGGAGCTCTTGACCTCGGCTAGGCAAGCCGGCCCCCCCTTCTCTTGGCTGGTGACTCATGCCTCACACCTGCCCTTTCCGTTTCAACGGAAGGTGTGTCTCTCCCAACTCCCAGCACCCCAGCACTCCCAGCTCCCCAGGGGAGGCGTCCAATGTGTCTCCAGGCAGTGAGGAAAGGCTTCCCATTCCCTGGGGTCCTACCACATGATCCAGGACACTATCACCATCGTGGCCTCATTGAAGGAGTTGAAAAAGCGGATGAGCAGCTCCCCTTCTGCCCCGATCTTACGGAGGGCAACTCCAAGCACCATGGCAAACACCACCAGCCCCAGAATGTTCATCCCCTCCTCACCCTTCCCAAAGGGCTCCTAGAACAGGGAGGGGTCATTTGTCAGGGAAAGTGGAGACAAAATATTCACGTTGAGTGCATTGGGCATTGGGAGATATCTAACAGCTTATATCTGTAGAGGGCTTTCAGGAAATTATTTCACTAGATCCCCCAAAagaaccctaggaagtaggtgccattatcatccccattttacagattaaaaactgagtctcaggaaggtttaatgacttgcccaggatcacagaactagtaagtgccCCACGGAGCATTCAAATTCAAAGCCTTTCTCACTCCCATGTGCAGAGCTCTATCCACATAGAACTCATAGAAGCCACAATCTAGTACGTATTACATGATAATTCCACCagggagaaaataaggaaaaaataaagttctcCAAGAGATCCAAAGGAGAAAATCTAAGAAGATGCCTTAGAGGAGGTGATATATTAGCTTCATTTCAAAGGATGGGTGGAAATTTCAACTGGTTCAGTAAAAGAAATAGCAACGAGGATCAGAAAAGATAGGCTGAAATCCCACTTTGGActcttactacttatgtgaccttggacaagtcaccctCCTGAGTTCAAAAGTTCTCCTGTTCtacaaaatgaggggtttgggctAGACATATCTATCAGAAGCTCTATTTCCCCAATCTTGGGAACAGGCCAAGAGGTGCAGAAAATGCATCCAGGGAAGGATTGATAGAGCTGCTGAGCTGACTTAACCCAGATCCTAGCTGGTCATGGCTCCCTGCTGCCTCCCAGTGGAAGTGCAAACCAACTCCTCAGCAGGCCTCCAAGGCCTGATTCTCCAGAATCCAAGGGTCAGAAGTCCCTTGGCTTCTTTTCCCTCCagatgaggggagagagaagcagtggggaaaagagaaaagccaGGGCTGCCCCTTCAGTGCCCCGCAAAAAGTACCTTTATTGTACCATTCTGTGTACCGGTGGTGTCATTGACCGCTATGTATCTGGTGGAATACTGAAATCAAAGGAACACGGAGACAAGGAGTGATTTCCTGAGGCCTACTCCAGGCCCTCCCCTCCCACTCCCTCAACCATTGAGCTAGACTTACAGAGCTAAAGGCCGCAGTTACCAGGTTATCAGGAAAGATGTTCCTGTAAAAACGCAAGACACAGTTAAACTACTagatgaaggaaaaggagaaactcCCATCCCTGTCCAGCCCACCCCTGGTGTCCTTCCAGCCCTCCCGGAGTCTCTGCCCAGTCACGCAGCTGCGGGGTGGAGCAGGGGGCCTGCCCTCAGATCTCCGCTCCCAGGGAGACGGATGACCCTTTTAACACAAGTGGAAAGGAGGCGAGAAGGCCTGGAGGGGAAGGGTGAGAACAAACAGTTCCCACTGGCTAGGGAGTCAACAGCGGGCATTAAAGGACACAGAATTCTTAGAGACCTCGGCATCAGGggacaggaaagaaaaagggagaaccCGTCCATTTCCATGCTGGTGCCAGGCCTGAGAGCAGGGCATAgattgggaaagaggaaggggggaagagagagaatcctGGATGACTGGCTTCTCAGGCTCTCTTCCCTACCCCTAGAAAGGTTTTTCCAGTTCTCAGGAGGCCTTTCAGCAGCCCAAGCAACATGTtaataagggaaggaaaaaatctGTCCCAGAGAGGGTGAACCAGTTCTCTCTGGGTAGCCAGCCCCTCCAAGCTCCCCACCAGCTGGCAAACTGCACCCCCTGCAATTCCTGCCTGTGAAGCAGGTGAAACTGTCCTTGCTGAGAGAAAAACTTGGGATTTGTGgtagagaaaagggaggaggggtCAGAGTGAGCACTTCACAACCCTGCCCTAAGCAGGAGTCCCTCTGGACAAAGAAAAGCACGTGCGGCTTTGAATCTGCAGCCCTGGCAGCAGCCTCTACCCATGGGCCTCCTAGCCCTCGCTCCTCCTGAGGAGAGGGGCCTAACTCCTCATGAGCCGTAACTGGGAGCAAAGGAAGAGCCCCTCATTCAGCTGTGCGCCCCATGAGCCTAAGGCCGGGTATTTGCATGCCCAACCTTCCAGATACATGCTAATGTCCTGCCCGACACAAACGCCCTTTCTCCGGTGTTCATGCATATGTGTAAGCTTGTGTACACATACATGGCTGaacatgtgtatataaaatgcAGAACATGCTTTTTGCTCACCCGGGTTTCTACAACTTGACCCAGACTGTCCCAGAGCAGCTTTTAATGGGAAGTGGGGGGCAAATAACTTCTCCAGAACACATTCAGAACCAGATGGTTAAGCCAGATTATACAGGTTGGGAGAAAAAAAGACCCAACCCTTTCACCCGGTCATTCATcattctgtttctccctctccttctctctctcctctgtttctctcctctctcccttttcctctccttctatgttccccctctctgtctctctgttcctctcctctctgttcccccctctctctcctatgcccccccttctctctctctctctctctctctctctctctctctctctctcttgcctgcTGGCAGATGGTCACCTAGGCACATATTGCAAAGATTTCAAGTGTTAATCACCCAAGGGAAGTTTGTTCTTTCCTGGGGTGGCTCTGTGATTGTGTCAAGACAAGAGTTgtatgaaaaaacaaaaggtgtgtgtgtgtgtgtgtgagagagagagagagagagagagagagaaagagagagagagagagagagagagagagagagagagacactaatTATTCTANGAATCTGCGGCCCTGGCAGCAGCCTCTACCCATGGGCCTCCTAGCCCTCGCTCCTCCTGAGGAGAGGGGCCTAACTCCTCATGAGCCGTAACTGGGAGCAAAGGAAGAGCCCCTCATTCAGCTGTGCGCCCCATGAGCCTAAGGCCGGGTATTTGCATGCCCAACCTTCCAGATACATGCTAATGTCCTGCCCGACACAAACGCCCTTTCTCCAGTGTTCGTGCATATGTGTAAGCTTGTGTACACATACATGGCTGaacatgtgtatataaaatgcAGAACATGCTTTTTGCTCACCCGGGTTTCTACAACTTGACCCAGACTGTCCCAGAGCAGCTTTTAATGGGAAGTGGGGGGCAAATAACTTCTCCAGAACACATTCAGAACCAGATGGTTAAGCCAGATTATACAGGTTGGGAGAAAAAAAGACCCAACCCTTTCACCCGGTCATTCATcattctgtttctccctctccttctctctctcctctgtttctctcctctctctgttcctctcttctctctccccctcttcatctctctgttcctctctcaCCCCTTCTCTGTTCCTCTCTNNNNNNNNNNNNNNNNNNNNNNNNNNNNNNNNNNNNNNNNNNNNNNNNNNNNNNNNNNNNNNNNNNNNNNNNNNNNNNNNNNNNNNNNNNNNNNNNNNNNNNNNNNNNNNNNNNNNNNNNNNNNNNNNNNNNNNNNNNNNNNNNNNNNNNNNNNNNNNNNNNNNNNNNNNNNNNNNNNNNNNNNNNNNNNNNNNNNNNNNNNNNNNNNNNNNNNNNNNNNNNNNNNNNNNNNNNNNNNNNNNNNNNNNNNNNNNNNNNNNNNNNNNNNNNNNNNNNNNNNNNNNNNNNNNNNNNNNNNNNNNNNNNNNNNNNNNNNNNNNNNNNNNNNNNNNNNNNNNNNNNNNNNNNNNNNNNNNNNNNNNNNNNNNNNNNNNNNNNNNNNNNNNNNNNNNNNNNNNNNNNNNNNNNNNNNNNNNNNNNNNNNNNNNNNNNNNNNNNNNNNNNNNNNNNNNNNNNNNNNNNNNNNNNNNNNNNNNNNNNNNNNNNNNNNNNNNNNNNNNNNNNNNNNNNNNNNNNNNNNNNNNNNNNNNNNNNNNNNNNNNNNNNNNNNNNNNNNNNNNNNNNNNNNNNNNNNNNNNNNNNNNNNNNNNNNNNNNNNNNNNNNNNNNNNNNNNNNNNNNNNNNNNNNNNNNNNNNNNNNNNNNNNNNNNNNNNNNNNNNNNNNNNNNNNNNNNNNNNNNNNNNNNNNNNNNNNNNNNNNNNNNNNNNNNNNNNNNNNNNNNNNNNNNNNNNNNNNNNNNNNNNNNNNNNNNNNNNNNNNNNNNNNNNNNNNNNNNNNNNNNNNNNNNNNNNNNNNNNNNNNNNNNNNNNNNNNNNNNNNNNNNNNNNNNNNNNNNNNNNNNNNNNNNNNNNNNNNNNNNNNNNNNNNNNNNNNNNNNNNNNNNNNNNNNNNNNNNNNNNNNNNNNNNNNNNNNNNNNNNNNNNNNNNNNNNNNNNNNNNNNNNNNNNNNNNNNNNNNNNNNNNNNNNNNNNNNNNNNNNNNNNNNNNNNNNNNNNNNNNNNNNNNNNNNNNNNNNNNNNNNNNNNNNNNNNNNNNNNNNNNNNNNNNNNNNNNNNNNNNNNNNNNNNNNNNNNNNNNNNNNNNNNNNNNNNNNNNNNNNNNNNNNNNNNNNNNNNNNNNNNNNNNNNNNNNNNNNNNNNNNNNNNNNNNNNNNNNNNNNNNNNNNNNNNNNNNNNNNNNNNNNNNNNNNNNNNNNNNNNNNNNNNNNNNNNNNNNNNNNNNNNNNNNNNNNNNNNNNNNNNNNNNNNNNNNNNNNNNNNNNNNNNNNNNNNNNNNNNNNNNNNNNNNNNNNNNNNNNNNNNNNNNNNNNNNNNNNNNNNNNNNNNNNNNNNNNNNNNNNNNNNNNNNNNNNNNNNNNNNNNNNNNNNNNNNNNNNNNNNNNNNNNNNNNNNNNNNNNNNNNNNNNNNNNNNNNNNNNNNNNNNNNNNNNNNNNNNNNNNNNNNNNNNNNNNNNNNNNNNNNNNNNNNNNNNNNNNNNNNNNNNNNNNNNNNNNNNNNNNNNNNNNNNNNNNNNNNNNNNNNNNNNNNNNNNNNNNNNNNNNNNNNNNNNNNNNNNNNNNNNNNNNNNNNNNNNNNNNNNNNNNNNNNNNNNNNNNNNNNNNNNNNNNNNNNNNNNNNNNNNNNNNNNNNNNNNNNNNNNNNNNNNNNNNNNNNNNNNNNNNNNNNNNNNNNNNNNNNNNNNNNNNNNNNNNNNNNNNNNNNNNNNNNNNNNNNNNNNNNNNNNNNNNNNNNNNNNNNNNNNNNNNNNNNNNNNNNNNNNNNNNNNNNNNNNNNNNNNNNNNNNNNNNNNNNNNNNNNNNNNNNNNNNNNNNNNNNNNNNNNNNNNNNNNNNNNNNNNNNNNNNNNNNNNNNNNNNNNNNNNNNNNNNNNNNNNNNNNNNNNNNNNNNNNNNNNNNNNNNNNNNNNNNNNNNNNNNNNNNNNNNNNNNNNNNNNNNNNNNNNNNNNNNNNNNNNNNNNNNNNNNNNNNNNNNNNNNNNNNNNNNNNNNNNNNNNNNNNNNNNNNNNNNNNNNNNNNNNNNNNNNNNNNNNNNNNNNNNNNNNNNNNNNNNNNNNNNNNNNNNNNNNNNNNNNNNNNNNNNNNNNNNNNNNNNNNNNNNNNNNNNNNNNNNNNNNNNNNNNNNNNNNNNNNNNNNNNNNNNNNNNNNNNNNNNNNNNNNNNNNNNNNNNNNNNNNNNNNNNNNNNNNNNNNNNNNNNNNNNNNNNNNNNNNNNNNNNNNNNNNNNNNNNNNNNNNNNNNNNNNNNNNNNNNNNNNNNNNNNNNNNNNNNNNNNNNNNNNNNNNNNNNNNNNNNNNNNNNNNNNNNNNNNNNNNNNNNNNNNNNNNNNNNNNNNNNNNNNNNNNNNNNNNNNNNNNNNNNNNNNNNNNNNNNNNNNNNNNNNNNNNNNNNNNNNNNNNNNNNNNNNNNNNNNNNNNNNNNNNNNNNNNNNNNNNNNNNNNNNNNNNNNNNNNNNNNNNNNNNNNNNNNNNNNNNNNNNNNNNNNNNNNNNNNNNNNNNNNNNNNNNNNNNNNNNNNNNNNNNNNNNNNNNNNNNNNNNNNNNNNNNNNNNNNNNNNNNNNNNNNNNNNNNNNNNNNNNNNNNNNNNNNNNNNNNNNNNNNNNNNNNNNNNNNNNNNNNNNNNNNNNNNNNNNNNNNNNNNNNNNNNNNNNNNNNNNNNNNNNNNNNNNNNNNNNNNNNNNNNNNNNNNNNNNNNNNNNNNNNNNNNNNNNNNNNNNNNNNNNNNNNNNNNNNNNNNNNNNNNNNNNNNNNNNNNNNNNNNNNNNNNNNNNNNNNNNNNNNNNNNNNNNNNNNNNNNNNNNNNNNNNNNNNNNNNNNNNNNNNNNNNNNNNNNNNNNNNNNNNNNNNNNNNNNNNNNNNNNNNNNNNNNNNNNNNNNNNNNNNNNNNNNNNNNNNNNNNNNNNNNNNNNNNNNNNNNNNNNNNNNNNNNNNNNNNNNNNNNNNNNNNNNNNNNNNNNNNNNNNNNNNNNNNNNNNNNNNNNNNNNNNNNNNNNNNNNNNNNNNNNNNNNNNNNNNNNNNNNNNNNNNNNNNNNNNNNNNNNNNNNNNNNNNNNNNNNNNNNNNNNNNNNNNNNNNNNNNNNNNNNNNNNNNNNNNNNNNNNNNNNNNNNNNNNNNNNNNNNNNNNNNNNNNNNNNNNNNNNNNNNNNNNNNNNNNNNNNNNNNNNNNNNNNNNNNNNNNNNNNNNNNNNNNNNNNNNNNNNNNNNNNNNNNNNNNNNNNNNNNNNNNNNNNNNNNNNNNNNNNNNNNNNNNNNNNNNNNNNNNNNNNNNNNNNNNNNNNNNNNNNNNNNNNNNNNNNNNNNNNNNNNNNNNNNNNNNNNNNNNNNNNNNNNNNNNNNNNNNNNNNNNNNNNNNNNNNNNNNNNNNNNNNNNNNNNNNNNNNNNNNNNNNNNNNNNNNNNNNNNNNNNNNNNNNNNNNNNNNNNNNNNNNNNNNNNNNNNNNNNNNNNNNNNNNNNNNNNNNNNNNNNNNNNNNNNNNNNNNNNNNNNNNNNNNNNNNNNNNNNNNNNNNNNNNNNNNNNNNNNNNNNNNNNNNNNNNNNNNNNNNNNNNNNNNNNNNNNNNNNNNNNNNNNNNNNNNNNNNNNNNNNNNNNNNNNNNNNNNNNNNNNNNNNNNNNNNNNNNNNNNNNNNNNNNNNNNNNNNNNNNNNNNNNNNNNNNNNNNNNNNNNNNNNNNNNNNNNNNNNNNNNNNNNNNNNNNNNNNNNNNNNNNNNNNNNNNNNNNNNNNNNNNNNNNNNNNNNNNNNNNNNNNNNNNNNNNNNNNNNNNNNNNNNNNNNNNNNNNNNNNNNNNNNNNNNNNNNNNNNNNNNNNNNNNNNNNNNNNNNNNNNNNNNNNNNNNNNNNNNNNNNNNNNNNNNNNNNNNNNNNNNNNNNNNNNNNNNNNNNNNNNNNNNNNNNNNNNNNNNNNNNNNNNNNNNNNNNNNNNNNNNNNNNNNNNNNNNNNNNNNNNNNNNNNNNNNNNNNNNNNNNNNNNNNNNNNNNNNNNNNNNNNNNNGGGGGGGGGACCCCACATCCGGGCACCACGTGGCATGTGGCCGCACGCACCACGCGGAGCCCCTGGGGGGCAGTACCTGAAGAGGTCCAGGAAGGAGTCGAGCATCTCCTTGGTGGGGTGCGGCTGCGTGTCGTGTGCCGCCTGGACCTGGATGCCTACTCCCGGACGCAAGGCAAAGGCGAGCCCCACGCCAAGCGACGAGGCCATAAGTGTGGTAAGCATGAAGAAGAGCAGCGCCCAGCCACCCACGCGGCCCAGTGCCACCGGGTCCAGGCTAGCAGCGCCGCCCACCAGGCTGCACACCACGAGCGGCAGGATGATCAGGCGCAGCAGGCGCAGCAGCAGCTCCCCCGGGAAGCCGAAGGCCACTAGATGCGCCCGGCTCAGGCGCGGCACCCAGCGCGCCACGGCCAGGCCCAGCCCAGCGCCCGCCACCACTCCAGCCACGGTCAGCAGCACCAGCAGGTGGGCGCGCAGGCACGAGCGCAGCCGCTGCGCCCGCCGGCCCGCGCCGCCCGCGCGGCCCGGGGGCCCCGCGCCCGCCACTACGCCGTTGGCCTCTCCGGGCTTGGGGCTGCCCCGGGCCGCCTCTGCCACCATCCTGGCCACTCGGGGGTCTGCGGGTCCCTTCTTCGGACTCTTCGGCCCCGTCGGCCTCTTCCTCGCGGTCCGCTCGCCCGGCGCCCGGCTATAGAGCCCGCGCTCAGTGGGCACGGGGCTCCCGGGGAAGGCTTCAGCTCCGAGGGGCTCAGAGTGTGCTGGGTAGCCGGCTCGGAACTCACCGGCAAGGCGAGCCTCCGCTGGGAGTGTGAGCCCAGCCAGCGGAAGCAAGCGGATTAAACGAGGGCCcgccccccaccccgccccaccGCGGGTCCTGATTGGCCGAGGAGCCCGGCCCCCGCCCACCTCCCGCTCCCAACTGGGGCTCCGGACTCCGATCGGGGGCggggagaggaggaaaacaatGCCCGGGGCGGGGCTTCTTGGGGGCTCGGCTGCCGAGAGGGCTGAAGGTTTTCCCGCCAGAAGCACCAACGGGTCCACAGCTGCTCCCAACGGCTCTCCACCTGCACACGCCGAGAGACCCTAGGGAGAAGGCCTTGAGGAAGCCTCGAGGAATACTCAGGAGAATGGAGCTTGGGGAGTCCTGAGGGATGCTGAGGAGGGATGCTGGGGAAAAGGAGCCTGGTAGAGCCACGAGGAAAGCTGGGGAGAGGGGGCTTGGAGAGCTACGAGGGATGCTGCCGAGGGATGCCGAGGAGATGAGTCTTGGACGAAATCAAGGGTACTGAGAAGAAATATTGGGAAGAGGGGACCTGGGGAACCCCGAAGAAAGCTGGGGAGAGGGGATTTGGGGGACCCACAAGGAATGCTGGGGAGTTAGTTACCTTTGGGGAACCAAGAAGTACCTGATAAGGAATtctggggagaagaggggagccAGGAGGGATGTTGATGAGAAATGCTGGGGTGAAGAAAACTAGGGAGAGGGGACTTAGGAGGGCAACAAGAGTTGCTGGGGAGAGGGAACTGAGGTGACCTTAAGGGCTGGGGAGGAGCACATCCTGAGATCCTGCCAAGAGTGAAGCAGAAATCCTCCTAACGGGAGAATGCTCGAATTAGAGGTGGGAAGACCCAGGGTTCAAATTTCCAGACCTCTGTCGCCTTAGGCTAGGCACCGGACCTTTCCCAATCCACAAGCATTCATTAATCACTTCTTATCTGCCAGTCTGGGTGCTAAGTACCGTAGTTACCAGAAAAGAcaaagattcccccccccccagcccccaagacctgttattgcttttaaaaaatggatctaattgattttttttatcacttaaATTTCCCCCTTTATCTCTCCTCACCCCTCCCAGAGAGCCAATACACAAAGCAAAGaattttttgagagagagagaggcagctaGGGAACCGAGTgcttagagagccaggcctggagacaggtggtcctgggttcaagtgtagcctcagagacttcctagctatgtgatcctgggcaagttgtaATCCGGattattaatatcatttctaaTACGGATGGTAAGGGGAGAGAGATCTGTACAACagattaatacatttaaaaattataaatatgagaaTATGTACCATATTCCACACCAGTggacacacatgcatatatacttcTGCCCTCCTATCTtagatgcattaattttgtttgtgcggAACTTTTTAAATTTCCCATAATAAAAGTGACATTTAATCTTCTCTAATTCTGCCCAGGGAGCTGTCTTTTCATATCTCCACTGTGCTTGTTCTTTGTGATTTTGTTGTTGGTGCTTCCATAAATGAAagacttcatttaagtcttttcaTAATTCCCAGTATTCATCATATTCTTCATggtgcacaataatattccattctatAAATggatcacaatttgttcagctattcctcaatccATGGGAATCAacttggtttctagttctttgctttcaccaaaagtgctgctataaatacttttgggCCTGTGGGGACATTCTTTTTTTATCGGTTATCCCTTGGATATATGCCTAATAGTGGAAcctctgggtcaaaaggtatggacATTTTGGTCAATTTATTTGCCtgattccaaaatgctttccagaatggttctaCTAGTGTCCAcaatccaccaacaatgtataaTATTCCATTCTTTTCACATTCTTTCCACCATTGGCTACTTGTGTCCTCTTTCCCAATTTTCAGCATGGAAGATGAAATCTCTGGATTAGAGTcaatcaaatatttcttaagcatctgctgtgtgctaggctctgtgctaaaGGCTAGCttggaatagaaagaaagacttgaaaagtcccttccttcaaggaatttataatctaatgagatTAAAGAAACAGAATTGTATGTATATGATGAAAGGGTTAAGAGAAGAACCATATCCATCTTAAGGTTAGAGGGAATGATGAAAT
Protein-coding regions in this window:
- the SLC1A5 gene encoding neutral amino acid transporter B(0); amino-acid sequence: MVAEAARGSPKPGEANGVVAGAGPPGRAGGAGRRAQRLRSCLRAHLLVLLTVAGVVAGAGLGLAVARWVPRLSRAHLVAFGFPGELLLRLLRLIILPLVVCSLVGGAASLDPVALGRVGGWALLFFMLTTLMASSLGVGLAFALRPGVGIQVQAAHDTQPHPTKEMLDSFLDLFRNIFPDNLVTAAFSSYSTRYIAVNDTTGTQNGTIKVLFGEEGMNILGLVVFAMVLGVALRKIGAEGELLIRFFNSFNEATMVIVSWIMWYAPVGIMFLIAGKIVEMEDVGQLFAGLGKYVCCCILGHLIHGLLVLPLIYFAITRKNPYRFLWGIVPALATAFGTSSSSATLPLMMECVEEKNGISKHISRFILPIGATVNMDGAALFQCVAAVFIAQLNNVPLKFIHIITILITATASSVGAAGIPAGGVLTLAIILEAISLPTKDISIILAVDWLVDRFCTIINVEGDAFGAGLLQCYVDNTKAGAGSLGSELAEVKDNASTVPLSPEADPLILKMVKSGPAGDANTCEKESVM